From Triticum aestivum cultivar Chinese Spring chromosome 7B, IWGSC CS RefSeq v2.1, whole genome shotgun sequence:
gaccaagtctgtgaaggtttggaagtcacctgtgaagacttaccactagtgttgggcgaggtctatgtgactttagctcaaggagaatacggtgaggactatgtgtccgggactgtgtgtcctcgagtttaaatacttagccactccaaccagacgtacaactatcacatcagttggaactggtctaccaaatcattgtcttcaccaagccaactggttctatttcctcaacctgttcgtttcctcattcatgtgttgatgatcctgatcattactgtttgaagactttgactggagAATTTCTatatttcctcaatccaatttcttcagtcacatagtcttcagcctgcttatcctgttttcacgctttctgtactatgtgcttgttttcatttcatcatgatgactatgctactgctctgttatgcttatgcctgagtacttattccgctgctagtgtgtcgttacttaggaatttcttcacctagaaattcctcagtgacggatttgtaaaaatcacctattcacccccctctagtcgatataacacactttcagacctgaaacttcacgaagataatttttggaataaataaaaaatattggcgaaagaatcaactaaagggggaccacaccctggacacaaggacggagggtgcgccccctgtcttatggccccctggacctccaatgacctcaactccaacttcatatattcacgttcggggagaaaaaatcagagagaaggattcatcatgttttacgatacggagccgccgacaagccctattcttcctcgggagggcggatctggagtccattcggggctctggggaggggaatccgtcgccatcatcatcgtcaaccatcctccatcaccagttccatgatgctcactgtcgtgcgtgagtaatcccatcgtaggcttgctggacggtgatgggttggatgagatttaccatgtaatcgagttagttttgttagggtttgatccctagtatcaattatgttctaagattgatgttactatgactttgccatgcttaattcttgtcactagggcccgagtgccatgaattcagatctgaaccctttatgttttcatgaatatatttgtattcttgatcctatcttgcaagttatagtcaccttttacgtgttatgatccggcaaccccggagtgacaatagtcgggacacttcccggtgatgaccgtagtttgaggagttcatgcattcactaagtgctaatgctttggtctggtactctattaaaaggaggccttaatatcccttagtttccattaggaccccactgccacgggagggtaagacaaaatatgtcatgcaagttcttttccataagcacgtatgactatattcggtatacatgcctacattttattgatgaattggagctagttctgtgtcaccctatgttataactgttgcatgatgaatgccatccgacataattatccatcattgatccattgcctacgagctcgtttcatattgatctttgctaagttacttttccgctgccactgttacgattgctacaaaactgctactgttacttttgccacttttatcgttacttccatactactttgctactaaatactttgctgcagatattaagtctttcagtgtggttgaattgacaactcagctgctaatacttgagaatattctttggcttcccttgtgtcgtatcaataaatttgggttgaatactctaccctcgaaaactgttgcaatcctctatacttgtgggttattagtcctcaacttgaagaccagttcatgGGGCTGCTAACGAtatcttggactagggggtactcaccacgtcgtctcccgactaggtggatcgggccgaggacccccatggcggttcactattgggccacttcgggcagcccatgacatatacgaggaagattccacaagacttggtgatcaagacaaggactcctcttcgCTGaagtattcgactaggactcttattATCCTAGACCTACGGTACATTacataagccggagggtttagtgcgTAGAGACATGCATACATCCATACACCCATTCATACATTCATCATACCCTAGGGTTTAAACCACAACtcacaatctcgaggtagatcaactctgtacctTGATACATCCATAATATAAGCAAGAGCAGGATGCAGGGTTTTACCTccttagagagggcctgaacctgggtaaactttgtGTGTTCTctcttgttacccatcgatccgaTCTAACAGCTCGGGActcggttttcacaccgacacccGGGAACACCCCTTTTTGATTAAGTTGAAAAATGCCAAGATAGTATAGTTGTTCCAGGATGGGAAAGGCAAGAGTTACCTGATTTTGTTCTTTACTTTCACCTCGAAAGCCTTTAGGTGGCCAACCTATTGTTTCTGGTGCCCAAGTTCTGCGCCTAGGCTGGCGTATGATGTGTGCTTCTCGGAATGGATCCGGTCAGCGTCATGGGGTGGAACTCTTAAAAAGATAGTTCTTCATTGAGCCACAGGGTTATGTGGGTGGCGCGCGAGTTCTTTGTTCTGAGCTGCCGAGTGAACCTCGTTCAAACTAGCAACCTGAACTACCCGGATAGGACCTTCCTGCATGCATCGGTATAAAAACTGCAATTTAATGGATACACAACTGCTATTACACACCATGCTATCATTTGGAGAAAAACCATTAGTGAAGCTATGGATACCGGCCCATTATTCTTCCTATTTCTTACAACCTCGATCAACACTCTCTTTACAATtccttgttttattttcttattgcAATCAATATTCCATACACCCATGCATTTAATCCTTGTAACTAGAAAGCTAATGAGACTAACAATCTCACTAATTTCGTTGGGGACAAAGGAAGTTTTGTATCTATGTGTGTATGTACTGATAATTGGTTGGTCTACAACTCCCACTGGTCTGATAAACCTTAAGGTCATCCGCTTGAGGAAAACTGCTGCTAGCTGCCAACCATTGCACTTGGGGGGGGCATCTTCCTAATTCAGAGGAAGCAACCGAGCTCCATACCCTCCATAAATACCACCATTATGGCATTGTCCAAACCCTGAGATTTGTTTAGTCACTATTGCAACTTCATGTAACAGATATATCCAACGGCCATAGGCAAACCACTCGTCGAAACCTCAAGTTAATCAATCATCCATCCATATTCGGAATACTCATACTGATATCCATAAATCTCACTACCTCCGATTCAAAATAAGCGTCACAGTTTTGAACTATGGTTAATTCAAAACTGTGACCCTTATTTTGGATCAAAAGTAGTACGGAGTACTTGTTATCGGTTGCATCGAAGGATTAAACCTCTGTAGCTAGGTGTATCATGTCCCGCTTGGTCAATAAAAACTTCAAAGTTAGTTTAACGATTGATAGGTGCAGTGCCGTCGTAGGTTCTAGTCGAATTGTCAAAGTCGACTCGAATGAAATATTAATGTGAAAACTTTCTAACACACTAGTCTCTCCTAAATAGGCATGTTCCTCCCTTGATGGATGGCTAAACCGCCATAACGCCTCTAAGACATGAATATATCACCATGCATTTTTTTACTACAGACATGAAATGCAAACTTGGGATGTAATTTTGGATGAAGAAAAATCACACCTTTTTCATCAGCAAACCTTTTTTTAGCATGGAGCACATGAATGCGAGAAAATGGTAGGTGATGCATGTCTCTAGTCAAGCGGGCGGGAGCGTCCGATGGGTAGGGGCAGGCGTCGTGGGTCGCGGGGAAGCTGTTTTGAGCGAGCACGAGCAAGACAACACAAAAATTGAGGGGGTCCAATTGCGATAAATTCTTTTTTTGTGCCTTGCGTAATTGTAGGGATTTGGGATGCAGGGATTACGACCAGTCAATCTAAATTACTAAGTGTTTATGAGAGAACggattagattaatgttagatgctAGATTGAATTTAGTGGACCTAATCATGTAGTTGTATACTGATCCTCCTCTTCCTCCTAAAAAAAGCagctagggtttctgcctctcGCCGGCTCCGACGCAGATCGGccccgtctccggtggccctagggccatggaggcacggtggatcctgccaagggccggcgagagggcttcgtttttagtcgtttctttcatttttgttagggtttgtgttctgctcaGGAAGACGAAACGGCGGCGGCTTTCTGAAGATGAAATAAAGGTCTCCTCGCCTAGCCCCCGTTtcagtggtgcgtctagcatcgttggtgggcgtgtggaggtgtgtctccggcggatatatcttcggtggatttgctcggatctcgttgctattcgtctacgttcgtgtgtcttcggattggatccttccgatctatgttattcttcatctgcggcgattgctgttctggtgcgctggtcctataaggccttagcacgacgacttcccactgtctactacaacaagttgtgcccgactctgacgatggaggggcgatgacggcggcgcgccttcggctcgcttcagtgcttgtagtcgtcgctaggtggtctacgaatctagatgtaatttttattatttttggtattcgttgtactgccatgattgaagatgaatagatcggaagatTTCCCGAAAAAAAAAAGTTGTATACTGATCCGTGTATATTTTATGAGGTGCGTTTTACAGATGATTATGTATGCTAAGTACGTACGAGTAAAGATAGAGAAGTTTCCCCgaaaaaaaaaaagatagagaagttTGATTTGAAAAAGAGAGGATGTTCGAAAAATGGGAAGATATCCTGACCCTGGAATGGGACTCGACCTTGTGAGAGACGGGACGGCTGAGATCCGCCCGAAAACCGCTCGCGCTCCCTGCACCTCTCAGCCCGTGTCCATTTCCACCCTCCAAACCAAAATCGGATCGCGATCCTAGGGTTACCACACCCTCCTCCCCACACCCATCCCCGTCGTCCGATCCGGTCCGATCCGGTCCCTCGCCATGGCACAGCACGACGGCAAGCCATACCAGCCGCGCCGGGGCCCCGAGCGCCCCCCGCAGCCGGCGGAGGACCcgcccgcgcccgccgctgcgcccgCAGCAGCGGACGCCGTGATTGACCACCTCGCGGCCGTGGCTGCCGAGGCGGAGGCCTTGAACGCGTCCATAGCGGCCGTCGCGGCCGAGGCGGAGGCGATGAACGCGTACGAGCACgcgcaggagcaggagcaggagatggaggaggaagaggaggaggaggaagaggaggaagaggaggagatggaggaggacgacgacgagggcgAGGGGGATGGGCAGCATGAGCATGGGCAGCACGGCGGCAACGGGGAGTCCGTCCCGATGGACGCCGAGGCCGCGGCACAGGCGGCTGCTGCAGCTGCGGCCTGCGCACCGTTGGACCCGCACGGGGCGATGGTCTCTGGGATTGTGCCGCCCGCCACGGGTAACCAGCTCACCCTTTCATTTCAGGGCGAGGTCTACGTGTTCGACTCTGTTTCCCCTGATAAGGTCCGTCTCTTGCCGTTTGCTAGTAGTAGTAGTGTAATTTTGTCTCCCCTGCCTCTTTCGTAAATTCACTAGTCTTTGATTGCTGTCGCAGGTGCAAGCTGTGCTTTTGCTGCTAGGGGGAAGGGAACTGAACCCAGGCATAGGTGCCGGAGCATCATCAACTCCATACAGTAAGGTTGAGACAAGTGATGACAGTTAATATTTTATATGCTGGATGATTCACATGCGTCAGAGGTTGAATTTACTATGCTTCAGAGGTTAAATTTTCCACACCGGGTGGCATCATTGATGAGGTTTAGGGAGAAGCGGAAAGAGCGAAACTTTGATAAGAAGATCCGGTATACAGTTCGCAAGGAAGTTGCTCTAAGGTTGGTATAATCGTTGCCTGGGAATTCCAATCTTTATGTCTGAAATGTTGTCTGGGAAATTGCAGTCACATTATGTCTTGAAAGGTTATTAATGGCATACATTTAAATATGTTACATCCCTTACACATACTCCCTagagggcaggcctggcgcagtggtgaagtcctccccacttgtgccaagaggtcctgggttcgaaccagcctctctgcattgcactttgcagggttaagactaggttcctataatccctccccagaccccaccttgtgtgggagcttctatgcactgggtctgtccttcccttacacatactccctccgttccaaaatagatgactcaattttgtagtaagttagtacaaagttgagtcatctattttggaacggagggagtattattttgctGTTGTTTTCTTCGGAACATATGCTCATCCACTGCATTTTTATTGACAAACTCTGTTCAGTATGCAGATTAATTAATTGCCTCTAGTTGTTCCATTCGCCTTGTTAGTTTGTACCGTGTCAAATATCATTGGTACGCCATGATTCTTGTCAGTTGTAATACTAGTGTGGCACTTCTTGATTTATATGGTTTCAGGTTCACGGCGTAGATCATAGTATCATACTATCTTGTGATTCTACATTCTTACCAGAGCTAAATGATTTGTAGTGTATCACTATCATGTATCGCTGTATCGCAGTTCCACCGTATCATTGTTACACTACATTCCCAAAGGTAGAATCGCTAGGATTGGTGCACATGAACTATTTGTGGTACCACTATCTATGGGAACAAAACCGCAAGGTCTGTCCATGCTTTGCAATGGTGGGTTAAGCAAGGCCACATAAAACATTATAAGCACGTCTAGTTCTAGTTGAGGTGGGCACTAGACCTCTCGTCTATTGTTCCTGCATAGTCACCTCACAAACCCTGTGAAGGCCTTGGGCTTCAGCTTCTTAGTAGAAGCCCACTTAGGTACATTCATGCGCGCAAGATCCAAAAAAGAGTCAGGTTTACATTCCTAATTTTGCCTCTGCATAGAGTCTATATCGCCTAAGTGCACGCGTAGGCATGCTTAAGGCTAGGAGTTCTGCTGTCGCCTAGCGCCTAGCACGCTTAATCGTACACCTATCAGCGCTTTTTTAGTTGGGCTGCATTCATTAGGCGCCATGTTCTCCATCTCTTGAATGAGGAGAGTAAATGATTTTCCAGAAATGAATTTGTAGTGAAATTAATGCGAACGCTGCATTCAGTAAAAAAACATAGACGCTGCATCTATTAAAACAATTTTGTTGTGTTGTGTTGGTCGGGTTAGAAATTTGTACTTCATCAGTTTGGGATTTATCTCGTGCATGGTATTAGTACAATGCAATTCTAGCATATACTACAGTATTTTCCTATAATTTGTGTTAGATGAGcattttatttattatatatacCAAATTGTAGTTTTATAAAAAGTATCGTGATTCTATGATATGATACTTCTGAAAAAAAACTACCTAATATTCTGATACTAACATTCTTTGATTTAGATAAGATTATATTTTGCTTGTTGTCTAGGTTACTTCTGCACTGATTATGCACAGACACTATTGATGCATTTCCATATTTTCCATGTATTTATAGGATGCAGCGTAATAGAGGCCAATTTACATCTTCAAAACCAAAACCTGATGACGGAACATCTGAACTGGCAACTGCAGATGGCTCCCCAAATTGGGGATCAGTGGAAGGTCGACCTCCGTCTGCTGCTGCGTAAGTTGATGAAATGTATTTTGCTGAGTCAGTGGAATGTATTTGTCTATTTGAGTTATCCAGCAATATTTCTAGATGCTTTGAAAGATGCCTTCTGTGCGATAATTGCTGTTTTTGAAATTAAATGCTCTAGTATGTCACTGTAGGTGCCACAAAGAAACACAATTTATGGTACATAATTCATAGAGCTGACTGGTACACATAATAGTATATACCAGTACCTTTTCTTTGCCTAGCTCATCTTCCCTGGGATATTCAGATTTGCTTACTTTGTTAGTTGTGCAAGCAAGTTTGACATGGACTGAAGGTATTATCTGACACCTCGCATACATGGACAGATGCTTCTTTCCATATGGGGTATCTGTTAGATCTTACCTTTTGATTTCGTAAACACATGGGATTTTATTTGTGAATTTTACCGATGGCTGacttctttcaaattctttcagaTGCCATCACTGTGGTACTAATGCACATAATACACCTATGATGCGTCGTGGACCTGAAGGGCCAAGAACATTATGCAATGCTTGCGGCCTCATGTGGGCAAATAAGGTACTTGTAAATACTTGCTAGTGCTGTTGCATATCAATTTAATTGAGGATAGAAGCATATAGTGTACTACCTCCATCTCACAATATCTGTTTGCACAGATACCTAGGGACACAAATTGGAGTATTAGTTTACGTAATTGTACTATTCTTTTCTCACTAGAAAGATTCTATCAAAGTAGGTATCCATGCGGGAAATATATTGTTGAATAGACGGAATAACTTTTAGATCATGCTGTATAATGGAATTATCAACAGTcgggtccggaatgatgatatacgagatagagttgagGTAGCACCACTTGAAGAGAatcttgtccaacatcgtctgagatggtttgggcgtattcagcgcaggcctccagaagctccagtgcatagcggacggctaaagcgtgctgataatgtcaggagaggtcggggtagaccgaaccTGACATGGGAGGAGTtcgtaaagagagatctgaaggactggagTATCACCGAAGAACTtgccatggacaggggtgcatggaagcttgctatccatgtgccagaaccatgagttggttgcgagatcttatgggtttcagctttcagctctagcctaccccaacttgtttgggactaaaggctttgttgttgttgggTCCTTTGTGTTGAAACAACTCATTTTACCATCaattaattaatactccctccgtccgaaaatacttgtcatcaaaatggacaaaaagggatgtatctagaactaaaatacatctagatacgtccccttttattcattttgatgacaagtatttccggacggagggagtacttaggttATTTTACTACTTGGTTAACTTATCctatatacctaaatagttcatccccactatctcTATATCTTGACatgcacacatgccacctcatcaaatgcCCACCACTTCATGCATGAGAAAAAGTTTTCCATTATTAGTTGATCTCATGCACACCTTCCACCTCAtcacacatgccacctcatcaaaggtccactcaacatgcatgtaaaaaagcTTTCCTTTACGTTATGCCACTTATATTCAAAATATTTTCAGACTACGCAATAACCAAATACAGTATATAATATTTATTTTTAGCTTTAGTTCATATATTACTAATTGAACGATGGAAGCTTCAGACAAAATGCTCACTGAAATATATTGCAatcaattcccgcagcaacgcgcaggGTATTCTCTAGTTTCTAAAGTTTATTAGAACTCTATACTTTAAGTAACCAGTGCTTATCTTGATCTATTTATGTATCTACACAATCGTTCTATTGGCCGTAAAACACTGTGTCCTTTTCTGTTTGCTGTATGTCATATTGGTGAAGTTCAGGGCACTAGAACGGTTAGTATCTAGTTTGTTCCTTGTTTTCTGTAAAAACGAACAGTT
This genomic window contains:
- the LOC123156100 gene encoding GATA transcription factor 20, with protein sequence MAQHDGKPYQPRRGPERPPQPAEDPPAPAAAPAAADAVIDHLAAVAAEAEALNASIAAVAAEAEAMNAYEHAQEQEQEMEEEEEEEEEEEEEEMEEDDDEGEGDGQHEHGQHGGNGESVPMDAEAAAQAAAAAAACAPLDPHGAMVSGIVPPATGNQLTLSFQGEVYVFDSVSPDKVQAVLLLLGGRELNPGIGAGASSTPYSKRLNFPHRVASLMRFREKRKERNFDKKIRYTVRKEVALRMQRNRGQFTSSKPKPDDGTSELATADGSPNWGSVEGRPPSAAACHHCGTNAHNTPMMRRGPEGPRTLCNACGLMWANKGMLRDLSKSTPPSLQMVSTGPNDSNGNTLSQQNGSTLSQQNGNAAIVPFAEQQNPAPASDANGHGHGSST